In one Candidatus Bathyarchaeota archaeon genomic region, the following are encoded:
- a CDS encoding magnesium transporter, whose amino-acid sequence MLRKIIKESMAAEIMSVTGGAFAGLGLAKMIGILETVPSILVMVPGMLALRGDIAGALSSRLGTGLHAGLITPTIKLDKILAKNIFVSLSLSVFESLLVGVIAYYVCLYLNIRPVNLFSLALLGVIAGGTASLVQTPLTVFMAIVVFQKGIDPDSVMGPVVTTIGDVICVICLYGTAKLIFGVG is encoded by the coding sequence ATGCTGAGAAAGATAATTAAAGAAAGCATGGCGGCTGAGATCATGTCAGTAACTGGAGGGGCTTTTGCTGGGCTTGGATTAGCAAAAATGATTGGTATACTTGAAACTGTTCCCAGCATCCTAGTTATGGTTCCAGGTATGTTGGCTTTAAGGGGAGATATTGCTGGAGCGCTTAGTTCCCGTCTTGGGACAGGACTACATGCCGGGCTTATAACGCCTACCATTAAATTAGATAAAATCTTGGCTAAAAATATCTTTGTATCCCTTTCTTTGAGTGTTTTTGAGTCCTTACTTGTAGGTGTGATTGCGTACTATGTATGTTTGTATTTGAATATTAGACCAGTCAACCTTTTTTCTTTAGCATTACTGGGAGTAATTGCTGGAGGGACAGCGTCTCTTGTGCAAACACCACTAACAGTTTTCATGGCCATAGTTGTTTTCCAAAAGGGAATAGATCCTGATAGTGTCATGGGGCCCGTTGTGACGACGATTGGAGACGTTATATGCGTTATATGTCTTTATGGAACCGCCAAACTAATTTTTGGAGTTGGATGA
- a CDS encoding VTT domain-containing protein, which produces MAVSFEDIVNWLFAIAVSYGYFGAFLMSFLGSLVFFIPIPYWLIVIWLTAPVFGLNPTILALTSALGATCGKLVSYYIGFFSRRVVSEKRQNQLDFARKVMNKYGAIAIFIMAVTPSPDDALYIPLGMMKYNPLNFLILCFIGKFLLTLTITWGGRYFLSYIPMVFSTVGAIAGMVITLGFVILSVYATMKIDWEKIFMKYVAEKVMDP; this is translated from the coding sequence TTGGCTGTGTCTTTCGAGGATATTGTTAATTGGCTTTTCGCAATCGCCGTTTCATACGGATATTTCGGCGCCTTTTTAATGAGTTTCCTAGGTAGCTTAGTATTTTTCATTCCAATTCCCTACTGGTTGATTGTTATATGGCTAACCGCCCCTGTTTTTGGTTTGAATCCAACAATTTTGGCTTTAACGAGTGCGTTAGGTGCTACATGTGGAAAACTTGTAAGTTACTATATCGGATTTTTTAGTAGACGAGTTGTTAGCGAGAAAAGACAAAATCAACTTGACTTTGCGAGGAAAGTTATGAACAAGTATGGGGCGATTGCCATATTTATTATGGCTGTTACACCGAGTCCAGATGATGCCCTTTATATTCCATTAGGAATGATGAAGTATAACCCACTCAATTTTCTTATTCTATGCTTCATTGGAAAATTTTTGTTAACGCTTACCATTACCTGGGGTGGTCGCTATTTCTTATCCTACATCCCTATGGTTTTTTCCACTGTGGGTGCAATAGCTGGAATGGTTATCACTTTAGGTTTCGTTATCCTAAGTGTGTACGCTACGATGAAAATTGACTGGGAGAAGATTTTCATGAAGTATGTGGCTGAAAAAGTAATGGACCCGTAA
- a CDS encoding DUF211 domain-containing protein, producing MSVNIKRLVVDALIPREVSLVDLVKVLCEVNGVEEVDVIVAEVDARTETIKITIRGSNIDYDAVTKTMTGHGCAIRSIDEVSVSKKAIKA from the coding sequence TTGAGTGTAAATATCAAAAGGCTTGTGGTAGATGCACTTATCCCCCGTGAAGTTTCTCTCGTAGACTTAGTAAAGGTTCTCTGCGAGGTTAATGGGGTAGAAGAAGTTGACGTAATTGTAGCTGAAGTTGATGCAAGAACAGAGACGATCAAAATAACAATTAGAGGAAGCAACATAGACTATGATGCAGTTACAAAGACTATGACTGGTCATGGCTGCGCAATTCGAAGTATCGATGAGGTAAGCGTAAGTAAGAAAGCCATTAAAGCCTAG